In the genome of Ammoniphilus sp. CFH 90114, the window GTTTTATTTTGTCGACGTTCCAGGGTATGGCTTTGCTAAGGTTTCTAAATCAGAAAAAGAAAAATGGGGAAAGATGATCGAGGAATATTTTATTGGGAGAGAAGAACTAAAGGCTGTAGTTCAGCTTGTTGACCTACGGCATCCTCCGACTCGTGACGATCAAGACATGTATGAGTTCCTTAAGCACTACAATATACCTGTCATTATCGTGGCGACGAAGGCTGATAAGATATCTAAGGGACAATGGCAAAAGCATCAGAAAGTGGTTAAGGAAACGCTCAATGTAGAAAAGGGCGATTCAATCATTTTATTTTCATCCGAAACAGGTCAAGGGAAGGATGAGGCCTGGAAGGAGATCTGGAATCGGATCAATGAGAAGGTTCCAGCTGTGGAATAGGTTTAAGAGGGTATCCCGAAAGGTCGGTAAAACCGGGGGATACCCTCTTTGTTTTTTTATTCTATTTATGGACCTAATGACTGAGTTAAGTTTCAAAGCGCCGGATTGGTGCCCCGAAATCGTAGTGGACCGATTTTCAGGGTGTCAAAGCGTCGGATTGCTGCTTTGACACCTCTACTCCTGCTTCAGAATAAAACGATCGATCACGTACTTCACGCCATCTTCATTATTTGTCTTGGTAATGAAATTGGCAATCTGCTTTAATGATTCCACGGCATTTCCCATCGCCACACCAAGTCCCGCCACTTCTAGCATCTCATGATCATTCCAGCTATCCCCAATGGCAATGACTTCAGAGAGGTCACATCCAACATGCTGAGCTAGAAAACGAACAGCATCCCCTTTTGTTCCTTCTTTATGTAAAACCTCAAGGAAATAAGGCTTTGACTTCGTAATATGGACTTCTTGTCCGATCATCTGCTTGAGTTGCTCTGCGTGTGTGTCCAAAACGTCCGGGTCTTCAAAGAATAATAGCTTTGTTAATGGCTTAGTTAAGATCTCTTCGACGGGTTCAATAATGTAAGGGACCTTCGCCATGTGAGAATACTCTTTGATTTTATCGTTGTCTTCTAGGCCTACCAGTTTATCATCATAGTAGCCTTGCAGATGCAAGTTGTGCTTTTCTGCATATTCGTAGAGGAAGCGTGCGATTGCAGGAGGGACAGATCGTTCATATAGCACTTCACCATCTAGAAGATTCTTAACAAGAGATCCTTGGTAAGTAATCAAAGGCACGTTAAGGTCAATCTGGGCTGCGATTTGCTTTGCTGAAGCATACATTCTCCCTGTTGCCAATGTTACGGTAACTCCTTGTTCTATGGCTTGCTTGAGAGATTCTTTCGTGGCTTCTGTTACCTTCCAATCATCGTTAAGAAGGGTATCATCCACATCAATGGTTATTAGTTTATACATCGTTCACACTCCTAGTGATTTTGTGGGACTGTTTTTTTCTTTTTCATATTATTTAGTAATTGTTCTGGTTGAAGCTCAGATAGGATCATACCAATAAAGATCAGCAAACATCCACTAAGTGCTTTGAATCCTAGCACTTCATCTGTCCAGATAAAAGCGGCTAAAGCAGCAAATACAGGTTCCATAGCAAAGATCAAAGCTACACGTGTTGGTGTTGTAAATCGCTGGCAGATGGTCTGTGTGAGAAAAGCCAAGGCTGTGGCTGGACCAGCTGTAATCAGAAGAGCCCATAATACATGATTCTGTGTCAGTATATCCTTATTGAGATAAGTTTGCCCATTTTCAAATAGAAATGACGCTCCAGCACTTAGAACAGAAACGGTGAAGATTTGAATAAGAGCAAGCGGTAGGGCTGGATAGGATGGAGCATACTTTCCAGTGAATATAATCTGCATTGCAAAACAAATAGCACAAAGAAATACTAGAAAATCGCCATTGTTCATATTCAAAGAATCACTCAAAGTAAGTAGATAAAGTCCAATCGTCGCGACTAGAACACCGATGATTGCGGGCCACTTGGGACGTTGCTTTAACAGCATGAGGGAAAAGAGAGGCACGAGTACAATGGATAGTCCCGTAATAAAGCCTGCCTTAGATGATGTGGTATAAAGTAAGCCTACCGTCTGAAAGGCATATCCGCCAAAGAGCCAAATGCCAAGGACTATTCCACTTCCTATCATCTTCTTCGAGAAAGCCCGTAATTGTTCTCGGTAAAATAAAAGGATGAATAAGAATAATAGTCCTGACGCTAATAAAAAGCGAATGGCATTGAAAGCATGGGGAGGCAGAGTAGAGATTGCATTCTGCACAATGACAAAGGTCGTACCCCAGACAAATGCTACTAAAAGCAAACTAAGATCAGCAAGTAGTGACTTTTTCACAACAGAGAACCCCTCCGTAAAATTATCAAATTGACACTATTATACAGCAACTAGTTGTAAAGAAAAATGATGCAACTCTTTTTCCAATTTTCTTGCAGTTCCCAGTCGAAGCAGCAGGAAATTTAGCAGAATAGCTAGAATAATATTTATCACTATAACCTGTTTTCTATCCTACTGAAGTGAGGTAGTCGTTATGAGTGAAGCCGCAGTTAATTCTCGTCAAGCCAAGAAAGCGATAGATAAAGTAACCCGAACAGCAGGAAAAATAGAACCCTTGTTAAGGAAGATGGATTCCATTGAGGATGTCGTTCCGGAAATACGAAAGCTTCTTGATCAGGATCTTGAACAGGATGAATATTATGTATTGGTAGATGAAACGGGACATGCTTGGGTGCACACCAATCGGTTAAGGGAAGGCGGATTGTTTAACGATTCTGTGGGACTTAAGTCAGCAAAAACCCATACAGCTCTGGTTCAGCTGTATCATCGCAATACAGGAGAGGTGTTAATCGATGCTTCCATTCCCGTCATCCGAGAGGGGAAGAAAAATTACAACTTAAGAATGGGTCGTATTGCGTTACGCCCTTTTCTTAAGCCTGTTGTCTATGGTCTCGGAATGATACCAGGGGCTATAACTGCCTTGATTTCTTGGGGATTGGGTTTACCTATTCAAGATGTAGGGCTTATCGCTATGATCGGATTATTGCTTGGAATGGCGGGAGCCTGGTATCTACACCGTAAAATTCAAGGAGGACTAAACGAGTGGTATAGTTTGACTCGCAGTATTTCCGCAGGGAACCTAACGGTATTGGCAGCCCAGCAAGGGCGCAATGAGTTAAGCCAAATGGGATATGAATTAAATAAAGTCGTATTAGGCATGAAGAGTATTGTAGAGGAATTAGCCGCTGCTGCGCATACTACACAAACAATAAGCGAATCCCAGGCTCAAGAGGCCAGCCACCAAGCTCAAGCCTTTGAAGAGCTTACTCAGTTAATGCAGTCCTTTCGTAGCGGTACTGACCAACAATTGTCGGGCTTACAAACCTCCCATGCCATGATTCAGGAGATGGTTTCTGCCTCTGCAGAGATGCTGAAAGGGATAGAAAGCACAGTGAAGTGGAGCGATAATGCGTTTGAGATCGCTTCGAATGGGATGCTAGCGGTGAATCGCTCGGACGAACAAATGAAAGCAATTGAGAGTATCGTGGAGAAGGCAGCGGAAAGGATTCAAAAAGTAGCAGACGAATCCGACCAGATCAGCCAGAAGATCTCAGCTATTACTCATATTGCCCGCCAAACGAATATGCTCGCTCTCAATGCTTCCATTGAAGCTGCTCGAGCCGGGGAGAGCGGTAAGGGGTTTGCTGTAGTGGCGAGCGAAGTCAGAAAGCTGGCCGAAGAAACCTCGAGATTCGCTGAGGATATCATGACAGACCTAGCAAAGAATCGCATGGACGCCTTGGAAGCCGTAAGAAACGTAACAGAAGGCGTCACAACGATCTCTGAAGGGGTTAAAATTGTTCATCAAGCTGGTGTCTCTATTAATCAGTTAAACGATACGATTAAGAAGATGAGAGAACAGGTCTTGAGTAATAAGGAACACTCCGGTCTGCTCCAACAAGATAGTCAGGAAGTGCAAAAGATTATGGACAGGGTGACGACCATCGCCGAACAGTTTACGGAGTCTATGGAGTGTGTAGCTGCCTCAATGGACCAACAAACGACCGGAGTCCAGCAATTGGCGATTGAAGCGAATAGATTGTCCCAGCAATCCGAAAAGCTGTCGCAGATCGTGAAGAGATTTAGGGTGTAATGGATAAAAGAATGACTTGGAGGGGTCTGATTCCCACAAATAGAACTATTTCTGATTGTCTAATAATATAGATAACATTCAGATATAGTAGTGTGGTCTGACCCCTTTGAAATAAGTCACCCTTATAGAAGCGTTTAATCGCGATTTCGCAAGAGAATCTTTTCCGTAAACTGTACGAGATGGTACATAATGGTCGCGCATATCGCAATGATAAATAAGCTGACAAAGACAAGCGTCAGATTGAACACTTGGAATCCGTAAATGATTAGATAGCCAAGTCCCTGCTTTGAAACAAGGAACTCACCTACAATGACTCCAACCCAAGCTAAGCCGACGTTGACTTTTAAGGTAGCAATAATCGCCGGAAAAGAAGCAGGGAGGATAATCTTGCTAAAAATTTGTGCTTTGTTGGCTCCGAAAGTTTGCACGAGTTTGATATAGTTTTGATCCACCTCTCGGAAGCTTCCATAAACAACAATGGTTGTTACGATGACGGATATCGCCACCGCCATGGCTACAATAGCCATGAAGCCCCCGCCAAAGGCAACAATGAACAAGGGACCGAGTGCAACCTTAGGCATTCCATTTAAAACGACTAAGTAAGGATCGAGCAAGCGGGATAAAAATTTGGACCACCAGATGGCAATTGCGATCAATGTACCTGCCACAGTTCCCGCAATAAAGCCGACCACCGTTTCCCATACAGTTGCTAAGGTGTGATGATGCAAGTCTCCACGCCACAGCATATCCCAAAAGGTTCCCCATATTCTAGAAGGACTACTAAATAACAAGGGATCAATCCATCCAGAGCGAGAAGAGATTTCCCACAGGGCAATGAAGATGAACAATAGAGAAAACTGTGCGATACCAACACGGAAGCTGTAAAGTCTCTCCTTCTTTAAGAAGTCACCATGCTCAGGTGATTTTTCACCACGTCTTAACCAACCTTCCAACCCATTCATTTATTATTCAACTCCTTCCATACCCTCTGGAAGTAGCTTTGGAACTCAGGCTTCTCTCTTGACTCAAATGGCAAAGGTAAACGTAAGCAATCTGGAATCTCAATGATCGTTTTGATTCTACCAGGTCTAGATGCTAAGACAACGACTCGGTCTGACATCGCGATGGCTTCGGAAATATCATGGGTCACTAGGATCGCGGTTTTCTTTTTTCGGCGCAGCGTATCTATGACCAAGTCCTCGAGTTTAAGTTTAGTTTGAAAGTCTAATGCAGAAAAAGGTTCATCCAAGAGAAGAATATCAGGATTGGTTGCCAAGGTTCTAACAAGTGCCACCCTTTGTCTCATTCCTCCAGACAGCTGATTTGGCAAGTGATCTTTGAAAGATAGAAGCCCCATCTCGGAAAGCAGTTTGAGAGCGCGTTTCTCACTATCTTCATTTCGTGCATTTTGTATTTCTAACCCAAGAAGAATATTTTGCTTAATGGTACGCCAGCTAAGCAAGTAATCCTGCTGCAGCATGTAGCCAATCTCCTTGGAAGGGCCAGTCACTTGTTCATCCTTAATGAGAATCTTGCCTTTAGTAGGAGGGAATAAACCGGAGAGCATCGATAGAAGGGTACTTTTTCCGCAACCGCTAGGACCAAGAATACTAACAAATTCACCATCCCCAACAGTGAAGTGGATATCCTCCACGGCATGGGTTTCACCGTCACGCGTAATAAAGGTCTTCGTCACATGATCAAAGGTAATCATCGGGTTAGACCGCATGAACGCCCACCTCCTTGTTGTAGAGTATGCGGTGGAGGTGGGGTGGGTGAATGCAGGGACTGAATTTAACCCGCTTTACAAATGTTGTTGTAGAGCTAAATAAATTTTCGTTTTTTGTTTACAGCTTAAATGTTGGATATATTTGGTCAGGTAAAAATAGAGATTTAATCAATTGGAGTGGTTCATTTCCACGATTATTTAAGTTAAGATAGATATAGGAAAAATTGCCTTTTGTTAGGCCTTTTGGCAGGGGGTTGTTGATGGCTATAAAAAAGAACTTAGAATACCTTTCCACTATTTATTGTGAAATGCTACAACTAGTAAAAGAGAGTGGTAGAAACATAGGTAGGTGAAAAAATGAAGGATATAGAGGGGGGAGTGATATATATGAGAAAGGTAATCTGTATTTTATCTCTTATGGTAATGATACTTGGTAACCTACTGTTTCCTTTCGGACAAACTGCAAATGCCGGATCATCTAACGGAAATACAACGAATAATGATGTGATCATGGATTGCAGTCAGTGCAATGTAGGTGTAGGGGAAGAGAAGTCTATTTCTGCAACGATTAGTCCGGCGAACGCTCAATCCTTGAAATGGAAGGTTGGCAACAGCGCTATAATAGAACTTGTTAAAAAGAAGGGCGGTACCATTAAAGTTATAGGCCTGAAGGCTGGAACTACAACCATAACAGCTTATCATGGCGACGGCAGTAACAAAGGAAACGGCAATAAGTCTGTGACTTGTCAGATTACAGTTAGTCCTGAAACGCCCAAGTCACCAACTGAATTTCCGAAGTTAGAAGCAGATATGAAGGCGGCTGAAGGGGAAGTGTTAAAGCCCAGCAATGCCAATGCGAAAGGAAGAGTGGATATTACTCTTGTTCCAAAGGGTAATGTTGCAGAGATTACACGGCAACCGGTGGATGTCGTTTTGGTATTTGACAAATCGGGATCGATGAATAATAGGGTTGGGAATAAAAACCAGACGAAGCTGGTACTGGCCCAAAATGCAGTCAACGAAGCTATTAATATTTTTAAATCTTATAATTCAGGGAATATCAATATTGGTGATCGATTAGCCCTTGTACCCTTTTCAGATGATATAGAAGCAGAGAGCAAAGGGGTATACAACCTTACGGCGAACACCAATAACGCCTTTGAGCAGCAAATATTAAAAAAGGTGAATTCTCTACAGACAAACGGAAGTACAAATTATACAATATCTCTGAAAAAGGCTAGTGATATCCTTAAAAGTTCTACACGACAAAAGTATATTATTTTTCTTACAGATGGCATGCCTACACATTCATCCAAAGTGGAATACGTCAATGGCACCTTTTACACTTTATCAGGTTCTTCCAAAAGGTTTTCAGGGAATAAAGAAGTCAACTATCTTCTATTAAAAAACAACAATGGAACTTGGGTTGGAAGTAAGTATTTTCTAGATAATGGAGACCACTACTTTTTCAGTGGAACGACGTCGAACCATATTAGACAGGAAATCATCCAGCAGGTTACAAGTGCTGCCGCCGAATTGGGTAAACAGAACGTTAAACTGTATACTATTGGCTTCGGGGACTCGGCTGGACCAAATCAAGAAATTGATATGAATTTACTGTCTAATCTATCCGAAATCACCGGGGCAGAAGCTAGACATGGGACAGTGGACAATCTAAATACCGTGTTTCGCTCCGTCTCGGAAGAAATCAGTAAACTCAATATGAGCGAGATTAGTCTAAGATTGAAAATAAAAGGCGGGAACTTAGGGCAAAATGTTCAGATACCAGATGGGTCTGCTGCTTACTTAGAAGGAGATTACGCGGTTCTTCATTTGAGGGATGTTCCCTACCAGCTTAATGGGGGAACACCACCAATTGAGTCGTACAATCTTCCTTTAGAGTTTACAAAGGAAGGAACTTATACTTTCGACGAAGCCATGCTGGAGTACAAGGATCTTTCAGGGAATCCTCAGAGTTACCGATTACCTAATCCGGTTACGGTGGTTGTGCGAGCCCAAACGGAGCCTACCTTTCAAGGAACAATGTCTTATTCCCAGCAGGCTAATAATCTAGTGATTTCTCAAGATCCTGGGTTGAATCGTAATACATTTACAGTAGATTACAATTTGTCGCCTTCTGAAACTTTAAAACCAATGGATAGGGGAAAAATGACAGATATTAAGTTGGTTCAAGCTCTCCCTGAAGGAGTAACTGTAATTAATAAAAATGATCCAGGGATTGTTGTAATATCTGATGATGATGGACAAAGAGCAGAAATTAGCTTTAGCTCTGTAGAATATAAAAATGGAACTTTTATACCATCCGCTAGCCAGATGCGTCAATTGCAACTAAGCGTGGATTGGGCGCTTCGGACTAAACTGACTAATCCGCAGGTAATCTATAAAAACAATGAAAGCCTTGATAGAATGATATCCATCCAAGCTCCCAATCAGCAAATAAGAGCTAGAGTTGAGTTAGAGGATAGTAGAGGCTTTATCTATGAGGGTGATGACTTGGGCAAGATCAGTAAGATCAACCAACAGGACAATAGTTCAGTTGATGCGCTTGTCCTTGCCTCCTATCCTGTAAAAAAGTTAACCTATTTGCAAGACGAAAATGGGTTGAATAATAACGTAATCCGCATTGAATATCAAGATGTGGCTAGAAAAACCATATATGTGGAATATCTACCAATGATTCCGGGAATTGAACTAAAAAAAACACCTAGTCAACTTATTCTAGACGAGGATGACTCTTATTCAAACGAAGATGTAATCGGATGGTTGGCTGAAAGGATCCCAGACCCTAATTCTCGTGTCCAATACAAGTATCGCTTAACCAAGGATGGGAGTACAGTGCCTTGGACGACGCTTGCAAGTGTAGATGCAGAAATTACAATGGTTGATGATGGTACCTATCTTCTGGAGGTAAAGGGAGAAGGAGGTTTTGCCAACGGTGAGGGAGTATTAAGAAGGATTACTGTTGATAAAACAGCACCGCAGATAACGATAATTACGCCAGCAGACAAGAGTCAACTTTCTCAAGGGGATATTACGATCCAAGGTCAAGTGGTTGATAAGAATCTAAGTTCTTTCATCTTAAAGGATCTTAACGGGACATCCCAAAACATTCCTATTGAGGTCAAGGCAGACGGAAGCTTTACGCATCCTCTAACTCTACAACAAGAGGAAAACGTTCTTGTCTATTATGCCGTTGATGCTGCTGGAAATGAGAGTACAAAAGTGCATACTCTTACCCTTCTAAAGAATGGAGCTCCTATTGTATCTACACCTATAGAGGATCGAATCTTAATTATTAGTGAAGGCAACAAGGCAATTAACTTAAGTGATCATTTTACAGACCCTGATAAAGATCCCTTAACCTTTACAGCATCTAGTGGTGATGAGTCTAAAGTTAAGGCGTCCATCGTGGGAGGTGAATTGGTTCTTACCCCATTGGAAGTCGGGACCGCTGAGGTAGAAGTAACGGCGAATGACCAAAGAGGGGGGCAAGTTACTCTCTCATTTACTGTAAGTGTAATTGAAGCCAATTCTCCCCCAACTCTAGTTAGATCCATTGATAATAAGATCCTTTATCTAGGCCAGGGTTCGGTAGTAATCGACCTTACTGAGCATTTCGTTGATCCTAATGGAGACACCCTTACTTTTAGTGTATCTCCTACGAATAGTGAGATTTCCCGTTTATCAGTTGAGGAGAATTTATTAACGATAGATCCGCTGGCTATTGGAGACTTGAATGTTACAGTAACGGCAGATGACGGTGAGGGAGGAGACTTGTCTACAACGTTTTCGGTCACCGTTAAGATACGTGATATATCTCTTAGCATAAATCCTGTTCCTGTTCTAAAAATAGATGATAAGCATCAACTGGTGGTCACAGTCCATCCACCGAACTTCTTTAATAGAGCAGTTGAATGGTCTTCAAATAATCCGGAAATTGCAACTGTTGATCAGAATGGAGTTGTTACAGCCATTAAGGGCGGTGTAGTTACCATCACTGCAACATCTAAGTATGATCCAACGAGGAGTGCAAGTGTTGAAGTTACCGTATTTGACTTCGGATTAACGCAAAACGGAATTGTCGGTGACTATGTCATCATTGATGTTGTTCCTATTCCAGAAACCGTTAGGGATAACACAGTTTGGTATAAATATGATTATGCAAATCAATCAACCAATAGAGACTGGATTAAAATTGATGTAGCGTCCAAAAACAAATTTACTGTTGGTATTACTCTTGAAAAAGAGGTAAAGGAAAACAAGCTGGTCTTTGTAGAAGGTCAAAAAATTAAGGTAAAGGCTGTTATAGGTGCAACCGTAGTAGAGAAAGAGTTGCCAGTAAGTTTTATACCAAAAAATCCGTCGTTTATTGATAATAGTGGAATAAAGATTGATATTAGATCTTCGACTGATGGAGAAGGGAGCTCGTCCTCTTCAGGCAATCGTGCAGCGAGAGTTGTACTCTCCTATCGAGTTATCCTTCCGGAAGGTATAAAAAGTGCATCCTTTGAACCTTTTGTTCAGACAGATGGTAAAACTCATCAGACGCCTTACTATTCAATTAAAGATGTAAGAAACAATCAATTTGTTCTTCAAGGACAAATGTACGAAGATGGTATTGGGAAATTTTCAACACCTGTCATTAAATTCTTAAAATCCTCAACTGGTTATTCTCAGCAATTTAATGTTGAGGCCGTTGTCAGCTTAACCTTGATAACGAATAGTGGTGAGCGCTTGCCTTTTGAATTGAGAGATGATTTGAAAGTAACGGTGTATGCCAGAGAAAAACTACAGTAATCATAAGAAAAAGTTGCAGTTTATATAACTGCAACTTTTTTCTATTTACTCTTTTCGATCACGATGGATTCTTGGAAATTTCTATACGTTAGATCATAGCTATTTGTATATAACCGATTCGCATGGGGAAGACCTGGAGTCGGCTTCTCAAATATTCCACGATTAAACTGGAGAACAAACCGTGCTGCTAAGTCATCGTCATTAGATTCACGAAGTGTGTTTAGTTCAATGTTGGCCTGTGGGTTCAATCCTGAGCCCGTGGCAAGTCCTCCGTATATCCAGTTAAAGGAATTAGATGAATATACGGTTATAGTCTTCTCTGAGTAGAGATAGGCTGAAAAAGGTGATAAAGTATTCCATTGATTAACGGGTACATAGTTTTCATTAAGAGTTAGGTCATCATTATACTTTGTAGTTTCGTCAATATACCTATTGGATAGGGTAATGATTCCTGTTGATATAATAACGAGATTTTGATTAGCTAAATTAGATATTTCTCGGATGACCACATTTCCATCTACAAAAATACTCCCATTAATATTAACATCCCCAACGATGTCTAGATCCCCTTTAATATAAATGGTACCGGAAAAAGTAAAAGGAGTATCTTTATCATTATGAACGCCAATGGAGAAAGAGTTTGTACGCCCCATTTCGACAGAGGCATTATTGTTCAAATAGTAGAGATCGGAGTCGAGCTTCTTGTTCTTAATCGCTTGAGGTCCAATGTATAGCTTATTAATATAATTAGCTTGTAATAGGTCACTTGTAAGCCGGGCAGTGGGTAAAAAACCATCGGCATTCGATCCATCATGATCGCTGGATCGAAAATTGCCTTGTCTTGTTTCAATAAAGGCTGTACGGTTCGTAGATTTCTGTAAGTCAAGTTGTTGAAAGCCATCAGTCCAAGAAATTGGTTCACTCTTATTTGAAGAATCCTCAAGCATAATCGGTGGAGAGTCTCTCTCTACGGTAGCTAGTTTGCTAGAATCTTCGATAGATGCAAATTCGGAGTGGATAAAATCAGCCAAATCCACATTATCTGAAAATAAAGAATGACTCGTTTGGGCTTTTTTAACAAGAGGCGGCTCCATTCCAGGATAGTAAGGCTTTGTTGGATCAGCGGAAATCAGCCCATTACTTTCAATCTTATCTAAAGGTCTAAATATCGCTCTAAGGTGTTTGCGGCTTGCACTTTCGATATTGACAGAAGGCGGAAGGGGATCAGTTGGTGTTAGCGAGGAAAAGGAGGAAATCATAGGTATGTTTCCTAATCCATTTTCCACGAAGACAACCCCTTCAATATAAGGCTGGTTATAGGAAGGTCCAGGATGAGCCTCTGGAATATCTTTGTTAAGTTCGTTAGAGTATGAGCTTGTTCTATAGTTTACAGTAGTAAGGATTTTTTTTGCGCTAATGTTACCAATGATATTACTTCCGCCAAATAACCTTAGTTCATTAGGTGTGCTTAAAGCGTAATGAAAGGCAGAGGGTACCGTGTTGATATATACCGTAGCGTCAAGTCTAACACGCATTAATCGTTGATTTCTGTCGCCTTCGGCAGCAGTTGGAATACCAATTACTGAAACCTCCACTTCTTTGCTAAAAGGTTGTGAATAGGGATCAAAGGGGGGGTTCTTAAACTCAACCGTATTTTTTTCGTTATACATAATGGCGAAGGAACCGGCTCCATTTGGAAGTTTATACTCTGTGAATTTTTCCTTTCCATCTTGTGGGGAAGAAAATTTTTCTTTTAGAAATTGGGTTACCACGGCATTAACGTCATGTCCGGGTGTGGAAACGGATGTTTCCACTGATCTCTGGAAATATTGCAACCCGGCTTCTGCAAGCATCTTTCCTTGAATCTCTTCCGTTGCAACCATTCGATGTTGAAAGGATTGAAAGACAAGTCCTAGTAGAGCGGTGCCTAAAACGGTGAATATAACAATAATAAGAACAACAGTTAATAAGGCAAAGCCCTTCTGATTTGATTTCATAGTGTTACCTCTCATTGACTATTACTTACAGGGAACTCTGTTTTGACGAATCGAATATACTCAAAAGGACCTTGGTTGTTTTTTACATATTCTTCAATTTCCTTTATGTCTTTAAAACTAGCTTGCTGTTGATTAACGATTATAGGGTCGCTGTTTTCGGCCGTCTTGGGAGCAATGATAA includes:
- a CDS encoding Ig-like domain-containing protein, translating into MRKVICILSLMVMILGNLLFPFGQTANAGSSNGNTTNNDVIMDCSQCNVGVGEEKSISATISPANAQSLKWKVGNSAIIELVKKKGGTIKVIGLKAGTTTITAYHGDGSNKGNGNKSVTCQITVSPETPKSPTEFPKLEADMKAAEGEVLKPSNANAKGRVDITLVPKGNVAEITRQPVDVVLVFDKSGSMNNRVGNKNQTKLVLAQNAVNEAINIFKSYNSGNINIGDRLALVPFSDDIEAESKGVYNLTANTNNAFEQQILKKVNSLQTNGSTNYTISLKKASDILKSSTRQKYIIFLTDGMPTHSSKVEYVNGTFYTLSGSSKRFSGNKEVNYLLLKNNNGTWVGSKYFLDNGDHYFFSGTTSNHIRQEIIQQVTSAAAELGKQNVKLYTIGFGDSAGPNQEIDMNLLSNLSEITGAEARHGTVDNLNTVFRSVSEEISKLNMSEISLRLKIKGGNLGQNVQIPDGSAAYLEGDYAVLHLRDVPYQLNGGTPPIESYNLPLEFTKEGTYTFDEAMLEYKDLSGNPQSYRLPNPVTVVVRAQTEPTFQGTMSYSQQANNLVISQDPGLNRNTFTVDYNLSPSETLKPMDRGKMTDIKLVQALPEGVTVINKNDPGIVVISDDDGQRAEISFSSVEYKNGTFIPSASQMRQLQLSVDWALRTKLTNPQVIYKNNESLDRMISIQAPNQQIRARVELEDSRGFIYEGDDLGKISKINQQDNSSVDALVLASYPVKKLTYLQDENGLNNNVIRIEYQDVARKTIYVEYLPMIPGIELKKTPSQLILDEDDSYSNEDVIGWLAERIPDPNSRVQYKYRLTKDGSTVPWTTLASVDAEITMVDDGTYLLEVKGEGGFANGEGVLRRITVDKTAPQITIITPADKSQLSQGDITIQGQVVDKNLSSFILKDLNGTSQNIPIEVKADGSFTHPLTLQQEENVLVYYAVDAAGNESTKVHTLTLLKNGAPIVSTPIEDRILIISEGNKAINLSDHFTDPDKDPLTFTASSGDESKVKASIVGGELVLTPLEVGTAEVEVTANDQRGGQVTLSFTVSVIEANSPPTLVRSIDNKILYLGQGSVVIDLTEHFVDPNGDTLTFSVSPTNSEISRLSVEENLLTIDPLAIGDLNVTVTADDGEGGDLSTTFSVTVKIRDISLSINPVPVLKIDDKHQLVVTVHPPNFFNRAVEWSSNNPEIATVDQNGVVTAIKGGVVTITATSKYDPTRSASVEVTVFDFGLTQNGIVGDYVIIDVVPIPETVRDNTVWYKYDYANQSTNRDWIKIDVASKNKFTVGITLEKEVKENKLVFVEGQKIKVKAVIGATVVEKELPVSFIPKNPSFIDNSGIKIDIRSSTDGEGSSSSSGNRAARVVLSYRVILPEGIKSASFEPFVQTDGKTHQTPYYSIKDVRNNQFVLQGQMYEDGIGKFSTPVIKFLKSSTGYSQQFNVEAVVSLTLITNSGERLPFELRDDLKVTVYAREKLQ